One part of the Streptomyces sp. NBC_00286 genome encodes these proteins:
- a CDS encoding sensor histidine kinase, with translation MSGRRQLRQQRGRQPRTLRTRLVVASVALIAVVCAVIGTVTTIALSSHLYEQLDGSLKESAMRAAGPPKEVADRLDPDDIGKPKPTLSEFVQREGPQPSGGGTVAAKLEDGSITEAKAGKKTEGENGVTDVSPKSLTAAQQAALEDVPRDDEPHTVDLPGLGEYRVRYQSGVDGDFYVGLSTKDVSETLNTLIIVELSVTAAGLVAASLAGATIVSVALRPLRRVAATATRVSELPLHSGEVTLNERVPESETDPHTEVGQVGAALNRMLDHVHGALHARQESETRVRQFVADASHELRTPLASIRGYAELTRRGREETGPDTRHALGRIESEAGRMTGLVEDLLLLARLDAGRPLSYEHTDLSPLVVDAVSDARAAGREHNWRLELPDEPALVQADAARIQQVMVNLFANARTHTPPGTTVTARVHRRGSWVCLDVQDDGPGIPPDLLPRVFERFARGDSSRSRASGSTGLGLAIVQAVVAAHDGAVTVDSVPGRTVFTVHLPAVAPELASSHEAFISETSSQTYSQAHHSTTTRV, from the coding sequence ATGAGCGGACGACGACAGCTGCGGCAGCAGCGGGGCCGACAGCCTCGGACGCTGCGGACGCGGCTTGTCGTCGCGTCTGTGGCGCTGATCGCGGTGGTGTGTGCGGTGATCGGGACGGTGACCACCATCGCGCTCAGCTCCCATCTGTACGAGCAGCTCGACGGCTCGCTGAAAGAGTCAGCCATGCGGGCGGCCGGCCCTCCGAAGGAGGTCGCCGACCGGCTCGACCCCGACGACATCGGCAAGCCGAAGCCGACGCTGTCGGAGTTCGTCCAGCGGGAAGGCCCGCAGCCCAGCGGCGGTGGCACTGTCGCCGCGAAGCTCGAGGACGGCAGCATCACCGAAGCCAAGGCCGGCAAGAAGACCGAGGGCGAGAACGGGGTGACCGACGTCAGCCCCAAGTCGCTCACCGCGGCGCAGCAGGCCGCCCTCGAGGATGTGCCGCGGGATGACGAGCCGCACACCGTTGACCTTCCGGGCCTCGGCGAATACCGCGTCCGGTACCAGAGTGGTGTGGACGGCGACTTCTACGTGGGCCTGTCCACCAAGGACGTCTCAGAGACCCTCAACACCCTCATCATCGTCGAGCTCAGCGTCACCGCCGCCGGCCTGGTCGCCGCCTCCCTGGCCGGCGCCACCATCGTGAGCGTCGCCCTCCGCCCCCTCCGCCGAGTAGCCGCCACCGCCACCCGAGTCTCCGAACTCCCCCTCCACAGCGGCGAGGTGACCCTCAACGAGCGCGTCCCCGAGTCCGAGACCGACCCCCATACGGAGGTCGGACAGGTCGGCGCCGCCCTCAACCGCATGCTCGACCACGTCCACGGCGCGCTGCACGCGCGCCAGGAGAGCGAGACACGCGTACGGCAGTTCGTCGCGGACGCCAGCCATGAGCTGCGTACGCCCCTCGCGTCCATCCGTGGATACGCCGAACTCACCCGGCGCGGAAGGGAAGAGACCGGGCCCGACACCCGGCACGCGCTCGGCCGGATCGAGTCCGAGGCCGGGCGGATGACCGGGCTCGTCGAGGACCTGCTGCTGCTCGCGCGGCTCGACGCCGGGCGCCCCCTCTCCTACGAGCACACCGACCTGTCCCCGCTGGTCGTGGACGCCGTGAGCGATGCGCGCGCGGCCGGGCGCGAGCACAACTGGCGGCTCGAGCTGCCGGACGAACCCGCGCTCGTGCAGGCCGACGCCGCCCGTATCCAGCAGGTCATGGTGAACCTGTTCGCGAACGCCCGTACGCACACCCCGCCCGGCACCACGGTGACGGCACGCGTGCACCGGCGGGGCTCCTGGGTGTGTCTGGACGTGCAGGACGACGGGCCCGGCATTCCACCGGATTTGCTGCCGCGTGTCTTCGAACGGTTCGCGCGGGGCGACTCGTCGCGCTCGCGTGCCTCCGGGTCCACGGGTCTCGGGCTCGCCATCGTGCAGGCCGTCGTGGCCGCGCACGACGGTGCGGTGACGGTCGACAGCGTGCCCGGGCGGACCGTCTTTACCGTGCATCTGCCCGCGGTGGCACCGGAATTGGCCTCTTCTCATGAGGCCTTCATTTCGGAAACAAGCTCGCAAACGTACTCACAGGCACACCACAGCACCACCACACGGGTGTAA
- a CDS encoding glycosyltransferase produces the protein MRTEPSPGSLPAREHLPAGNAGTPVLDVVIPVYNEEKDLQPCVRRLHEHLARTFPYSFRITIADNASTDATPLVAARLEAEIGEVRSFRLEQKGRGRALRTVWSASDAPVLAYMDVDLSTDLNALLPLVAPLISGHSDLAIGSRLARSSRVVRGAKREFISRTYNLILRGSLQARFSDAQCGFKAIRREVAHVLLPLVEDTGWFFDTEMLVLAERAGLRIHEVPVDWVDDPDSTVHLVKTATDDLLGVWRVGRALATGSLPLDRLARPFGDDPRDRELTGVPTGLARQLVGFCVVGALSTLFYLLLYSGFRTFTGSQFANALALLVSAVANTAANRRLTFGVRGRERAMQHQAQGLVVFGIGLALTSGSLAALNAATTDPAHSTELAVLIAANLAATVLRFLLFRAWVFPDRGDDSASTVVASHNPAPPVYATATHSPYDNSPYDNSPYDNSPYDNSPYDNSPYDNSPYGSAPYDNRTWGDATMQMQPVRPNDHDPRDAR, from the coding sequence ATGCGAACCGAACCTTCTCCCGGCTCCCTGCCGGCGCGGGAGCACCTCCCGGCCGGGAATGCCGGAACGCCTGTCCTGGACGTAGTGATCCCCGTCTACAACGAGGAGAAGGACCTCCAGCCGTGCGTGCGCCGACTGCACGAGCATCTCGCGCGCACCTTCCCGTACTCGTTCCGCATCACCATCGCGGACAACGCCTCGACGGACGCCACCCCGCTGGTGGCGGCGCGGCTGGAGGCGGAGATCGGGGAGGTCAGGTCCTTCCGCCTGGAGCAGAAGGGCCGCGGCCGGGCCCTGCGGACCGTGTGGTCCGCCTCGGACGCCCCCGTCCTCGCCTATATGGACGTCGACCTCTCCACCGACCTCAACGCACTGCTCCCGCTGGTGGCCCCGCTGATCTCGGGCCACTCCGACCTCGCGATCGGCTCGCGCCTGGCCCGCTCCTCGCGGGTGGTGCGCGGTGCCAAGCGGGAGTTCATATCCCGTACGTACAACCTGATCCTGCGGGGCTCGCTGCAGGCCCGCTTCTCCGACGCCCAGTGCGGCTTCAAGGCGATCCGGCGGGAAGTGGCTCACGTGCTGCTGCCGCTTGTCGAGGACACCGGCTGGTTCTTCGACACCGAGATGCTGGTCCTGGCCGAACGGGCCGGACTGCGCATCCACGAGGTGCCGGTCGACTGGGTCGACGACCCCGATTCGACCGTGCACCTCGTGAAGACCGCGACCGACGATCTGTTGGGCGTGTGGCGCGTGGGTCGCGCCCTCGCCACCGGATCGCTGCCGCTCGACCGGCTCGCCCGGCCGTTCGGTGACGATCCGCGCGACCGCGAACTGACCGGCGTACCCACGGGACTCGCCCGGCAACTCGTCGGGTTCTGCGTCGTGGGTGCTCTGTCCACACTGTTCTATCTGCTGCTCTACAGCGGCTTCCGTACGTTCACGGGGTCGCAGTTCGCCAACGCGCTGGCCCTGCTGGTCTCGGCGGTCGCCAACACGGCGGCCAACCGGCGCCTCACCTTCGGCGTCCGCGGCCGCGAGCGGGCGATGCAGCACCAGGCGCAGGGCCTGGTCGTCTTCGGCATCGGCCTCGCCCTGACCAGTGGCTCGCTCGCCGCCCTGAACGCGGCGACGACCGACCCCGCGCACTCCACCGAACTGGCGGTGCTGATCGCCGCCAACCTCGCGGCGACGGTGCTGCGGTTCCTGCTCTTCCGGGCGTGGGTGTTCCCGGACCGGGGCGACGACTCGGCGTCAACGGTCGTGGCCTCGCACAACCCGGCCCCGCCCGTCTACGCGACGGCGACTCACTCTCCGTACGACAACTCTCCGTACGACAACTCTCCGTACGACAACTCTCCGTACGACAACTCTCCGTACGACAACTCTCCGTACGACAACTCTCCGTACGGCAGCGCTCCGTACGACAACCGAACCTGGGGGGACGCGACCATGCAGATGCAGCCGGTGCGCCCGAACGATCACGATCCGAGGGACGCACGATGA
- a CDS encoding ArnT family glycosyltransferase → MTTTQPTAVQETVVPAEPIAAPEDGSPKQPFVRRLWRGRPEDHRWVRPAFLGTLLLIGALYTWNLTASGYANSFYSAAVQAGSQSWKAFFFGSLDSANAITVDKPPASLWPMALSVRLLGLNSFAILFPQVLMAVATAGVLYGAVRRRFNAAAGLITMAVFALTPVAALMFRFNNPDAMLALLMAVTVYCVLRAMEKAQTKWLVWAGAAVGLAFLVKTLQAFLILPPLALIYVLFAPTTLRRRIGQVLLAGLSMVVAGGWWVAIVELWPASSRPYIGGSQNNSFLELTFGYNGLGRINGEETGSVGGGGRSGGWGETGWDRMFSSNIGGQISWLIPAALILCVAAVFLLRRAGRTDTARAAFLAWGGSLLITMVIFSFMQGIFHEYYTVALAPYIAPLIGMGAVVLWEERGRMWASLTLAGVMTATAVWGYVLLNRSSDYLPWLKWLVLVGGLAAALGLIFVNKLGRRLAMGVVGLSFVTALAGPTAYTLATLNEAHTGSIVTAGPAVAGGRGGPGGGGGMGGGPGGTGGGPGGMPGQNQQNGNGQTQQNGNGQTQQNGNGRTGQPPAGAVPGGGQNQQGQQNGNTQGQQQGVTPGAQGDGRGTGAGGGRMGGLLNGATVGDEAKELLEANSGDYTWVAAAIGAQNAASYQLATGDPVMAIGGFNGSDPSPTLAEFKQYVADGKIHYFIAGGGMGGGGNDSSGTASQISEWVQENFKEVTVGSSTFYDLTQSTS, encoded by the coding sequence ATGACGACTACTCAGCCAACTGCCGTCCAGGAGACGGTTGTTCCAGCGGAGCCCATCGCGGCCCCCGAGGACGGCAGCCCCAAGCAGCCCTTCGTACGCCGCCTGTGGCGCGGGCGGCCCGAGGACCACCGCTGGGTACGGCCCGCGTTCCTCGGTACGCTGCTGCTGATCGGCGCGCTCTACACCTGGAACCTCACGGCCTCCGGGTACGCCAACTCCTTCTACTCCGCGGCCGTTCAGGCGGGCAGCCAGTCGTGGAAGGCGTTCTTCTTCGGCTCGCTCGACTCGGCGAACGCCATCACCGTCGACAAGCCCCCGGCCTCCCTGTGGCCGATGGCGCTGTCGGTGCGGCTGCTCGGTCTGAATTCCTTCGCGATCCTGTTCCCGCAGGTGCTCATGGCCGTCGCCACGGCGGGTGTGCTGTACGGGGCCGTGCGCCGGCGGTTCAACGCCGCGGCCGGCTTGATCACCATGGCGGTCTTCGCGCTCACGCCCGTCGCCGCGCTGATGTTCCGCTTCAACAACCCGGACGCGATGCTCGCGCTGCTGATGGCCGTCACGGTCTACTGCGTGCTGCGCGCCATGGAGAAGGCTCAGACGAAGTGGCTGGTGTGGGCGGGTGCCGCGGTCGGCCTCGCCTTCCTGGTGAAGACCCTCCAGGCCTTCCTGATCCTCCCGCCGCTCGCGCTGATCTACGTACTCTTCGCGCCGACGACCCTGCGCAGGCGCATCGGCCAGGTCCTTCTCGCGGGGCTTTCGATGGTCGTCGCGGGCGGCTGGTGGGTCGCGATCGTCGAGCTGTGGCCGGCCTCCTCGCGCCCGTACATCGGCGGCTCGCAGAACAACTCCTTCCTTGAACTGACCTTCGGCTACAACGGACTCGGCCGCATCAACGGCGAGGAGACCGGCAGCGTCGGCGGCGGTGGCAGGAGTGGTGGCTGGGGCGAGACCGGCTGGGACCGCATGTTCAGTTCGAACATCGGCGGTCAGATCTCCTGGCTGATCCCGGCGGCGCTGATCTTGTGCGTCGCGGCGGTGTTTCTGCTGCGCAGGGCAGGGCGTACGGACACGGCCCGTGCCGCGTTCCTCGCCTGGGGCGGCTCGCTGCTGATCACCATGGTGATCTTCAGCTTCATGCAGGGCATCTTCCACGAGTACTACACCGTCGCCCTGGCCCCCTACATCGCGCCGTTGATCGGTATGGGCGCGGTCGTGCTCTGGGAGGAGCGGGGCCGGATGTGGGCCTCGCTCACCCTGGCGGGCGTGATGACGGCGACGGCGGTGTGGGGGTACGTCCTCCTCAACCGTTCCTCCGATTACCTGCCGTGGCTGAAGTGGCTGGTCCTGGTCGGGGGCTTGGCCGCCGCGCTCGGTCTGATCTTCGTGAACAAGCTCGGTCGTCGACTGGCCATGGGGGTGGTCGGGTTGAGCTTCGTCACCGCGCTGGCCGGTCCGACGGCGTATACGCTCGCCACGCTGAACGAGGCCCACACCGGCTCGATCGTCACGGCCGGTCCGGCGGTCGCGGGTGGCCGTGGCGGCCCCGGTGGCGGTGGCGGTATGGGTGGCGGTCCCGGTGGCACGGGTGGCGGTCCCGGCGGGATGCCCGGCCAGAACCAGCAGAACGGCAACGGGCAGACACAGCAGAACGGCAATGGGCAGACACAGCAGAACGGAAATGGGCGGACGGGCCAGCCTCCGGCCGGCGCTGTGCCCGGCGGCGGCCAGAACCAGCAGGGGCAGCAGAACGGCAACACCCAGGGCCAGCAGCAGGGTGTCACGCCCGGCGCCCAGGGCGACGGCCGAGGTACGGGCGCCGGCGGTGGCCGCATGGGCGGTCTGCTCAACGGTGCGACCGTCGGCGACGAGGCCAAGGAGCTGCTGGAGGCGAACTCCGGTGACTACACCTGGGTCGCGGCGGCCATCGGCGCCCAGAACGCCGCGAGTTACCAGCTCGCCACCGGCGACCCGGTGATGGCGATCGGCGGCTTCAACGGCAGCGACCCGTCGCCGACACTGGCCGAGTTCAAGCAGTACGTGGCGGACGGCAAGATCCACTACTTCATCGCGGGCGGCGGCATGGGCGGCGGCGGCAACGACAGCTCCGGCACCGCGTCCCAGATCAGCGAGTGGGTGCAGGAGAACTTCAAGGAGGTGACGGTGGGTTCGTCCACGTTCTACGACCTGACGCAGTCGACGAGCTGA
- a CDS encoding MFS transporter — translation MTTSPQEQAKEQAQEQGQAQPQGHPQRWLILGVIMLAQLTVLLDNTVLNVAIPSLTDELGASTADIQWMINAYSLVQSGLLLTAGSAADRYGRRKMLAAGLVLFGAGSLWAAFAQSSTQLIAARAGMGVGGALLITTTLAVVVQIFDDTERVKAIGIWSTVNSLGFAAGPLLGGFMLNHFWWGSLFLINIPVALIGLAAVIKLVPESKNPQGDRPDLLGALLSTIGMASVVYAIISGPEHGWTSAQVLVAAAVGVLVLGAFTLWELHVPYPMLDMHFFRNQRFIGAVAGAILVAFGMGGSLFLLTQHLQFVLGYGPLEAGLRLAPLAVTVVALNLTGVGAKVHAVLGTPATIAAGMSMLASGLAVIALLGGDNYGGMLAGLVIMGAGIAFAMPAMANAIMSAIPPEKAGVGAGINGTLAEFGNGLGVAVLGAVLNARFAALILPVAAASLPAALASAESAGERARIMDAFSSGLETSQLVGAAAVLVGGLLAAELLRRAERADSAGSVGSAESVEAEESVDSAESA, via the coding sequence ATGACCACGTCTCCCCAGGAACAAGCCAAGGAACAAGCCCAGGAGCAAGGGCAGGCGCAGCCCCAGGGCCACCCCCAGCGCTGGCTGATCCTCGGTGTGATCATGCTCGCGCAGCTCACCGTGCTCCTCGACAACACCGTTCTGAACGTCGCGATCCCGTCCCTCACGGACGAGTTGGGCGCGAGCACCGCGGACATCCAGTGGATGATCAACGCGTACTCGCTCGTGCAGTCGGGGCTGCTGCTCACGGCGGGCAGCGCGGCCGACCGTTACGGCCGCAGGAAGATGCTGGCCGCGGGCCTCGTGCTCTTCGGCGCGGGCTCGCTCTGGGCGGCCTTCGCGCAGTCGTCCACACAGCTCATCGCCGCCCGCGCGGGCATGGGCGTCGGCGGAGCGCTGCTGATCACCACGACGCTCGCCGTCGTCGTGCAGATCTTCGACGACACCGAGCGTGTGAAGGCGATCGGTATCTGGTCGACCGTCAACTCCCTCGGTTTCGCGGCCGGTCCGCTGCTCGGCGGTTTCATGCTGAACCACTTCTGGTGGGGCTCGCTCTTCCTGATCAACATCCCCGTCGCGCTCATCGGCCTCGCCGCCGTCATCAAGCTGGTGCCCGAGTCCAAGAACCCGCAGGGCGACCGCCCCGACCTGCTGGGCGCGCTGCTCTCGACGATCGGTATGGCCTCGGTGGTCTACGCGATCATCTCCGGCCCCGAGCATGGGTGGACGTCGGCGCAGGTCCTGGTGGCCGCGGCCGTCGGCGTACTGGTCCTCGGAGCGTTCACGCTCTGGGAGCTGCACGTCCCGTACCCGATGCTGGACATGCACTTCTTCCGCAACCAGCGCTTCATCGGCGCCGTGGCGGGCGCGATCCTGGTCGCCTTCGGCATGGGCGGTTCCCTCTTCTTGCTCACCCAGCATCTCCAATTCGTCCTCGGTTACGGGCCGTTGGAGGCGGGCCTGCGGCTGGCACCGCTCGCGGTGACCGTCGTGGCGCTGAACCTCACGGGCGTCGGTGCGAAGGTGCATGCGGTGCTCGGCACGCCCGCGACCATCGCGGCCGGTATGAGCATGCTCGCCTCCGGCCTCGCGGTGATCGCGCTGCTCGGCGGCGACAACTACGGCGGCATGCTGGCGGGACTCGTCATCATGGGCGCGGGCATCGCGTTCGCCATGCCCGCCATGGCGAACGCGATCATGAGCGCCATCCCGCCGGAGAAGGCGGGCGTGGGCGCGGGCATCAACGGCACGCTCGCCGAGTTCGGCAACGGCCTCGGTGTCGCGGTCCTCGGCGCCGTCCTCAACGCCCGTTTCGCCGCGCTGATCCTCCCGGTCGCTGCGGCCTCGCTGCCGGCCGCGCTCGCCTCGGCGGAGTCGGCTGGGGAGCGGGCGCGGATCATGGATGCGTTCTCCTCCGGTCTTGAGACCAGTCAGCTGGTGGGGGCCGCTGCGGTGCTCGTTGGAGGGCTGCTGGCGGCGGAGTTGTTGCGGCGGGCTGAGCGGGCGGATTCCGCGGGTTCTGTGGGTTCCGCGGAATCGGTGGAGGCCGAGGAGTCCGTGGACTCGGCGGAGTCTGCGTAA
- a CDS encoding TetR/AcrR family transcriptional regulator has product MVRAGDRDRDRAKGPARTSVWLEGRPRAARGGQPSGLDRERITRAAVRLLDAEGPAKFSMRRLAAELNVTAMSVYWYVDTKDDLLELALDSVFAELELPDPESGEDWRDQLRALAGGYRALLVRHPWVSPLIGSFLNIGPHSMAFSLCVQQVMRNTGLPAHGQTGAIAAVYQFVYGFGTIEGHFVQRCAAAGLSQDEYFHRAMNTIRSQPEFAKDFEQATELMEARGGDTVEEMRERDFGFALELLVAGIETMTLRWEGRS; this is encoded by the coding sequence ATGGTGAGGGCGGGCGACCGGGACCGGGACCGGGCCAAAGGCCCGGCGCGGACGAGTGTCTGGCTGGAGGGGCGGCCGCGGGCGGCTCGGGGTGGTCAGCCCTCCGGGCTCGACCGGGAGCGGATCACCCGGGCGGCGGTGCGGCTGCTCGATGCCGAGGGGCCGGCCAAGTTCTCTATGCGCCGGCTGGCCGCCGAGCTGAACGTGACGGCGATGTCGGTCTACTGGTACGTGGACACCAAGGACGACCTGCTCGAACTCGCCCTCGACTCGGTCTTCGCCGAACTCGAGCTGCCCGATCCGGAGTCGGGCGAGGACTGGCGCGATCAGCTGCGCGCGCTGGCGGGTGGGTACCGGGCGCTGCTGGTGCGCCACCCCTGGGTGTCGCCGCTGATCGGCAGCTTCCTCAACATCGGCCCGCATTCGATGGCGTTCTCGCTGTGCGTGCAGCAGGTGATGCGTAACACCGGCCTGCCGGCGCACGGTCAGACGGGCGCGATCGCGGCCGTCTACCAGTTCGTGTACGGCTTCGGCACGATCGAGGGGCACTTCGTGCAGCGGTGCGCTGCCGCGGGGCTGTCGCAGGACGAGTACTTCCACCGGGCCATGAACACGATCCGTTCGCAGCCGGAGTTCGCCAAGGACTTCGAGCAGGCCACGGAGCTGATGGAAGCGCGGGGTGGGGACACGGTGGAGGAGATGCGGGAGCGGGACTTTGGGTTTGCGCTGGAGTTGCTGGTGGCGGGGATCGAGACGATGACGCTCCGCTGGGAGGGCCGTTCATAG
- a CDS encoding PPOX class F420-dependent oxidoreductase has translation MAPNIATNTSVSLDELLDFVRPRHRAVLLTRRADGSPQGSPLTCGVDDAGRIVVSTYPERAKTRNAKRDSQVSVIVLSDDWNGPWVQIDGTAEVIDPPESVEPLVEYYRNIAGEHPDWDEYRSAMLKQGKSIIRITPVRWGPVATGGFPARLAPQE, from the coding sequence ATGGCACCGAACATCGCTACGAACACGTCCGTGTCCCTCGACGAGCTGCTGGATTTTGTACGTCCTCGCCATCGCGCCGTGCTGCTTACTCGGCGGGCCGATGGGAGTCCGCAGGGGTCGCCGCTGACCTGTGGGGTCGATGACGCGGGGCGGATTGTCGTCTCGACGTATCCCGAGCGGGCCAAGACGCGTAACGCGAAGCGGGACTCGCAGGTCAGTGTCATCGTTCTGAGCGATGACTGGAACGGGCCGTGGGTTCAGATCGACGGCACGGCCGAGGTCATCGATCCGCCGGAGTCGGTCGAGCCGCTTGTGGAGTACTACCGGAATATCGCGGGTGAGCACCCTGACTGGGACGAGTACCGGTCGGCGATGCTCAAGCAGGGCAAGTCGATCATCCGGATCACTCCGGTGCGGTGGGGGCCGGTCGCGACCGGGGGCTTCCCTGCGCGGCTTGCTCCGCAGGAGTAG
- a CDS encoding MFS transporter: MATTAPTGVRASHSPTLGSARAGGPPPHSVGASGDAPMTHRQIMEALTGLLLGMFVAILSSTIVSNALPRIIGDLGGGQSAYTWVVTASLLTMTASTPLWGKLADLFSKKLLIQLALVIFVLGSAAAGLSQNPGTLIAFRAVQGIGMGGLSALAQIIMAAMIAPRERGRYNGYLGATFATAMVGGPLVGGVITDTSWLGWRWCFYVGVPFAVIALIVLQRTLHLPVVRRKVKVDWAGAFLISAAVCLLLVWVTFAGDKYAWLSWQTYAMVGGSVVLGLLFVLVEAKASEPIIPLRLFRNRTITLASLSSLFVGVAMFSGTVFFSQYFQLARDKSPTMSGVMTIPMIGGLFVASTVSGQVITRTGRWKGWLIGGGVLVTAGLGLLGTMRYDTPYWHIAIFMALLGLGVGMMMQNLVLCTQNQVDPTDLGAASSTVTFFRSLGGAMGVSALGAVLAHRITDYVKDGLAGLGSGAASFGHAGTGDGSIPDLDALPVPVRTVVESAYGHGVADVFLYSAPLALLALLMALFIKEVPLRTRGGMAQAAEAASTAPTAAPVEQESPVADPVAATVDDAAESDRASGGIPVRGYVRGAGNAPIARAAVTLISLGGRQLGRSVTHADGGYALDAPGAGSYVLIASADGFQPQASTIVVNDEPVSYDILVSGTSGIGGVVRDAASGTPVKDAMVVVTDVRGDVLATGNTGEQGEFDFAELVPGTVTVAVNAAGHRPAALPVEVGAAGVTRVEVDLTAGARLRGIVRAPHGPLADARVTLVDAAGNVVGTATTGEDGAYAFADLDSGEYTVIATGYPPVATALTVNGLGVDDHDIELGHPGE, from the coding sequence ATGGCCACGACCGCACCGACCGGTGTGCGGGCCTCACACTCCCCCACTCTCGGCTCCGCTCGAGCGGGGGGACCCCCACCGCACTCAGTAGGCGCATCCGGCGACGCTCCGATGACGCACCGGCAGATCATGGAGGCGCTGACCGGGCTGCTGCTCGGCATGTTCGTCGCGATTCTGTCGTCGACGATCGTCTCCAACGCCCTGCCCAGGATCATCGGCGACCTCGGCGGCGGTCAGAGCGCCTACACCTGGGTGGTGACCGCGTCGCTGCTGACGATGACGGCATCCACCCCACTGTGGGGCAAGCTCGCCGACCTCTTCTCCAAGAAGCTGCTGATCCAACTCGCCCTCGTCATCTTCGTGCTGGGCTCGGCGGCGGCCGGGCTGTCGCAGAACCCCGGCACGCTCATCGCGTTCCGCGCGGTGCAGGGCATCGGCATGGGCGGGCTGTCCGCGCTGGCCCAGATCATCATGGCGGCGATGATCGCCCCGCGGGAGCGCGGCCGGTACAACGGCTACCTCGGCGCCACCTTCGCCACCGCCATGGTCGGCGGCCCGCTGGTCGGCGGTGTCATCACCGACACCAGCTGGCTGGGCTGGCGCTGGTGCTTCTACGTCGGCGTGCCGTTCGCCGTCATCGCCCTGATCGTGCTCCAGCGCACCCTGCACCTCCCGGTCGTCAGGCGGAAGGTCAAGGTCGACTGGGCCGGTGCCTTCCTCATCTCCGCCGCGGTCTGCCTGCTGCTGGTCTGGGTGACCTTCGCCGGTGACAAGTACGCGTGGCTGTCCTGGCAGACGTACGCGATGGTCGGTGGCTCCGTCGTCCTCGGGCTGCTCTTCGTGCTCGTGGAGGCGAAGGCGAGCGAGCCGATCATCCCGCTGCGGCTCTTCCGCAACCGCACCATCACGCTGGCCTCCCTGTCCTCGCTGTTCGTCGGTGTCGCGATGTTCTCGGGGACCGTGTTCTTCAGCCAGTACTTCCAGCTGGCCCGGGACAAGTCGCCGACCATGTCCGGCGTCATGACCATCCCGATGATCGGCGGTCTGTTCGTCGCCTCGACGGTCTCCGGGCAGGTCATCACCCGTACCGGACGCTGGAAGGGCTGGCTGATCGGCGGCGGGGTGCTGGTGACCGCGGGTCTCGGCCTGCTGGGCACGATGCGGTACGACACCCCGTACTGGCACATCGCGATCTTCATGGCCCTGCTGGGCCTCGGCGTCGGCATGATGATGCAGAACCTGGTGCTCTGCACGCAGAACCAGGTGGACCCCACCGACCTGGGCGCCGCCAGCTCCACGGTCACCTTCTTCCGTTCGCTCGGCGGCGCCATGGGCGTCTCGGCGCTGGGCGCGGTCCTGGCCCACCGGATCACCGACTACGTCAAGGACGGCCTGGCGGGCCTCGGTTCGGGTGCCGCGTCCTTCGGGCACGCAGGCACGGGCGACGGCAGCATCCCGGACCTCGACGCGCTGCCCGTGCCGGTCCGCACGGTGGTGGAGAGCGCGTACGGGCACGGGGTGGCGGACGTGTTCCTGTACTCCGCGCCGCTGGCACTGCTCGCCCTCCTCATGGCCCTGTTCATCAAGGAGGTCCCGTTGAGGACGCGGGGCGGGATGGCGCAGGCTGCCGAGGCCGCATCTACGGCTCCGACTGCGGCTCCGGTCGAGCAGGAGAGCCCTGTTGCCGACCCTGTTGCCGCGACTGTCGATGACGCCGCGGAATCCGATCGTGCGAGTGGTGGCATTCCCGTACGCGGCTATGTACGCGGTGCCGGGAACGCGCCCATCGCCCGGGCCGCCGTCACGCTGATCTCCCTCGGGGGACGGCAGTTGGGCCGCTCGGTCACGCACGCGGACGGTGGTTATGCGCTGGACGCGCCGGGGGCGGGGTCGTACGTACTGATCGCATCAGCCGACGGGTTCCAGCCGCAGGCTTCGACGATCGTCGTGAACGACGAGCCGGTCTCGTACGACATCCTCGTGAGCGGTACGAGCGGGATCGGCGGTGTGGTGCGGGACGCCGCGAGCGGTACGCCCGTCAAGGACGCCATGGTCGTCGTCACGGACGTACGCGGTGATGTGCTGGCCACCGGAAACACCGGCGAGCAGGGCGAGTTCGACTTCGCCGAACTGGTCCCCGGCACCGTGACCGTCGCCGTGAACGCGGCGGGGCACCGGCCGGCCGCCCTGCCGGTCGAGGTCGGCGCCGCGGGAGTGACCCGAGTCGAGGTCGACCTCACGGCGGGCGCCCGGCTGCGGGGGATCGTACGGGCGCCGCACGGGCCCCTCGCCGATGCCCGGGTCACGCTCGTCGACGCTGCGGGCAATGTGGTCGGCACCGCTACGACCGGGGAGGACGGGGCGTACGCCTTCGCCGATCTGGACAGCGGGGAGTACACCGTGATCGCGACGGGTTACCCGCCGGTGGCGACGGCGCTGACCGTGAACGGGCTCGGTGTCGACGACCATGACATCGAACTCGGCCATCCCGGCGAGTAG